From one Ochrobactrum vermis genomic stretch:
- a CDS encoding aldehyde dehydrogenase family protein has product MLQSDQNTNYIVKTDLYINGAWVEPFRTDTIAIVNPANEQPYATISAGSAQDVDRAVAAARSAFSSWSETPVTERIRFLRKIAEIYEARLEDMAKTISLEMGAPITMARDQQAAAGLYHINAFIQALENFKFEERRTDNSGEIIVREPIGVCGLITPWNWPMNQIALKVIPAIAVGCTVVLKPSEIAPMSAMLFAEILHEAELPKGVFNLVNGEGLVVGEAMSRHADIDMMSFTGSTRAGTAVARGAADTVKRVSLELGGKSPNLIFADSEVESAVERAITECFNNTGQSCNAPTRLLVENTVYNQVVQLAANAVNQTRVGDPSREGDHLGPLSSKAHFDKVQGLIQTGINEGARLVAGGLGHPDGLDAGNFVRPTIFADVRNDMTIAREEIFGPVLVIIPFADEEDAITISNDTPYGLSAYVQTGSAERAKRVARKLRAGMVHINGSSLGSGSPFGGYKQSGNGREGGKWGLEDFTEVKVISG; this is encoded by the coding sequence GTGCTCCAATCCGACCAGAACACCAATTACATCGTAAAGACTGACCTTTATATCAATGGCGCTTGGGTCGAACCTTTCAGAACCGACACCATTGCCATCGTCAATCCTGCCAACGAACAGCCTTATGCAACAATTTCAGCAGGCTCCGCTCAGGATGTTGATCGAGCGGTTGCGGCCGCCCGTTCTGCGTTCTCTTCCTGGAGTGAAACTCCGGTTACGGAGCGCATCCGCTTCTTGCGCAAAATCGCAGAAATATATGAGGCGCGCCTGGAAGATATGGCTAAAACCATTTCGCTGGAAATGGGTGCGCCGATCACCATGGCCCGTGATCAACAGGCCGCGGCAGGCTTGTATCACATCAACGCTTTCATCCAGGCACTGGAAAACTTCAAATTTGAAGAAAGACGAACAGATAATTCCGGCGAGATCATCGTGCGCGAACCAATCGGTGTCTGCGGTCTGATTACTCCATGGAATTGGCCGATGAACCAGATCGCTTTGAAAGTTATTCCAGCTATCGCAGTCGGCTGCACGGTAGTTTTGAAACCATCTGAAATAGCGCCCATGTCAGCGATGCTCTTTGCCGAAATTCTGCATGAAGCGGAGCTTCCAAAAGGCGTATTCAACCTTGTCAACGGCGAAGGTTTGGTCGTGGGCGAAGCCATGTCGCGCCACGCAGACATTGACATGATGTCTTTCACTGGCTCAACCCGTGCGGGCACAGCAGTCGCACGCGGCGCCGCAGATACGGTCAAGCGTGTATCACTCGAGCTCGGAGGAAAATCACCCAATCTGATTTTCGCCGACAGCGAGGTAGAAAGCGCGGTGGAGCGAGCCATCACAGAATGCTTCAACAATACCGGTCAATCGTGCAATGCACCTACCCGGTTGCTGGTAGAGAATACGGTTTACAATCAAGTTGTTCAGCTCGCCGCTAATGCCGTCAATCAGACCCGGGTCGGTGATCCATCTCGTGAAGGAGATCATCTTGGGCCGCTGTCATCGAAAGCTCATTTTGACAAAGTTCAAGGACTGATCCAGACAGGCATCAATGAAGGTGCACGTCTGGTAGCAGGTGGCCTCGGTCATCCGGACGGGCTCGACGCCGGGAACTTCGTGCGTCCGACCATATTTGCTGATGTCCGGAACGATATGACGATTGCGCGCGAAGAGATATTTGGTCCCGTACTCGTCATCATCCCGTTTGCCGACGAAGAGGACGCCATCACTATCTCGAATGACACCCCCTACGGTTTATCCGCTTATGTTCAAACCGGATCGGCTGAACGCGCCAAACGCGTCGCGCGAAAGCTTCGCGCCGGCATGGTGCATATCAACGGCTCTTCGCTCGGTTCCGGCAGTCCGTTCGGCGGTTACAAACAATCCGGCAACGGCCGTGAAGGCGGGAAATGGGGGCTGGAAGATTTTACGGAGGTTAAGGTAATATCCGGCTGA
- a CDS encoding DUF1127 domain-containing protein, translated as MNLIRSYSNWRRYRNTVNELSRLNARELNDLGIVASEIPSVARQAAHR; from the coding sequence ATGAACCTGATCCGCTCGTATAGCAACTGGCGCCGTTACCGTAACACGGTAAATGAACTGAGCCGCCTGAATGCACGTGAATTGAACGATTTGGGCATCGTGGCTTCGGAAATCCCATCCGTTGCCCGTCAAGCCGCTCACCGCTAA
- a CDS encoding metal-dependent hydrolase family protein, whose translation MKGNLLYGLLLTSALVNPAFSQEEANTTIIHAGTLLADATKGPLTEQSIIIKGNKIEGIEAGFVKRDGAEIVDLSKAFVMPGMIDSHVHITSQLAPDARLKRVENSDADWAMQGAAHGKRTLEAGFTTIQDLGASGSDAIFALRDASKRNELPLPRIRAAGYSVSVSGGHGDGRQGYNDDVAEALHKDSICNGADDCRRAAREQIRKGADIIKITATGGVLSNTLAGFNQQFTSPEIEAIVDAARSMGRKVTAHAHGLDGINTSLSSGVLSIEHGTYLDDSSIALFKEKDAYLVPTVMAGDFVAKTAKDAKWMTEPQRIKSLEAGPLMLDMLRKAHAAGVKIAFGTDSGVSVHGDNATELVLMVEAGMTPQEALTSATVNAADHIDMSDQIGTIATGKFADIIAVKANPLENIEQMRDVGFVMKDGNVYKSAL comes from the coding sequence TTGAAAGGCAACCTGCTATACGGTCTTCTATTGACGAGCGCTTTGGTGAATCCAGCATTCTCGCAGGAAGAGGCCAATACAACCATCATCCATGCTGGAACACTTCTTGCTGATGCAACCAAGGGACCGTTGACGGAACAGTCGATCATCATCAAAGGTAACAAGATCGAAGGTATCGAAGCTGGATTTGTTAAGCGTGACGGTGCTGAGATCGTCGATCTCAGCAAAGCATTCGTGATGCCGGGCATGATCGATAGTCACGTGCACATCACCTCCCAGCTTGCACCGGATGCGAGGTTGAAACGGGTCGAAAACTCCGATGCGGACTGGGCAATGCAAGGGGCGGCGCATGGCAAACGCACACTCGAGGCTGGGTTCACAACCATTCAAGATCTGGGTGCCAGTGGTTCTGATGCGATCTTTGCGTTGAGGGATGCTTCGAAAAGAAACGAATTGCCGTTGCCCCGCATTCGCGCTGCAGGCTATTCCGTTTCGGTCAGTGGCGGTCACGGTGACGGCCGCCAGGGCTACAACGACGATGTGGCGGAGGCCTTGCACAAGGATTCGATTTGCAACGGGGCCGATGACTGCCGCCGCGCAGCCCGCGAGCAGATCCGAAAGGGTGCCGATATCATCAAGATCACCGCGACCGGCGGCGTATTGTCGAACACGTTGGCGGGTTTTAATCAGCAATTCACCAGTCCTGAAATAGAAGCCATCGTTGACGCCGCTCGGAGCATGGGGCGCAAGGTGACGGCGCATGCGCACGGCCTTGATGGGATTAATACGTCTCTGTCTTCCGGTGTCTTGTCGATCGAGCACGGTACCTATCTGGACGACAGTTCTATTGCCCTTTTCAAGGAGAAGGACGCGTATCTGGTACCGACCGTGATGGCTGGTGATTTTGTGGCTAAGACTGCGAAAGACGCAAAATGGATGACCGAGCCCCAACGTATCAAATCACTGGAAGCAGGTCCTCTGATGCTTGATATGTTGCGCAAGGCACATGCTGCGGGCGTCAAGATTGCATTTGGCACCGATAGTGGTGTGTCTGTTCACGGCGACAACGCAACCGAACTGGTGCTAATGGTCGAAGCAGGCATGACACCACAGGAGGCGCTGACCTCGGCAACTGTGAATGCAGCCGATCACATTGATATGAGCGACCAAATCGGCACGATTGCAACAGGAAAGTTTGCCGACATCATCGCGGTGAAAGCGAACCCTCTCGAGAATATAGAGCAGATGCGCGATGTGGGTTTCGTGATGAAGGACGGCAACGTCTACAAATCAGCATTGTAA
- the bigR gene encoding sulfite-sensing transcriptional repressor BigR, protein MGMTAGKTAILKAGLSPSDLSLRAGEVADLLKTLSHPARLMIVCCLVEGEYSVGELEEKNDVHQPHLSQHLTVLRSSGIVETRRDGKQIFYRLTEDKAAQLVASLHDIFCVETET, encoded by the coding sequence ATGGGAATGACCGCGGGCAAAACGGCAATACTGAAGGCCGGGTTATCTCCGTCAGATCTTTCCTTGCGCGCGGGAGAAGTGGCAGACCTGCTAAAGACACTCTCCCATCCAGCGCGTCTGATGATCGTTTGCTGTCTGGTGGAAGGCGAATATTCCGTGGGGGAGCTGGAAGAAAAAAATGACGTTCATCAACCGCATCTGTCGCAGCACTTGACGGTGCTGCGCAGCTCCGGAATCGTCGAGACGCGACGGGATGGAAAGCAGATTTTCTATCGGCTCACAGAAGACAAGGCGGCGCAACTAGTCGCCTCCCTTCATGACATCTTCTGCGTGGAGACAGAAACGTGA
- the blh gene encoding bifunctional sulfur transferase/dioxygenase Blh has translation MPVTKISEKLSVSSQPGPEELRVLDRSGFKTLVNNRPDGEDADQPGNQAECDAAHRCDLSYVFIPVTMNTITEADVRAFQTAVRKSEGPVLAHCKTGTRSLSLHLIGEVLDGCMFVEEVVSFGHRHGFDTSVAATWLKRFADRRPQVKGFFDRRTCSVQYVVSDPATGMCAIVDPVLDFDEKSGSTATINADVILDYVRDSNLTVEWILDTHPHADHFSAAQYLKGKTGAKTAIGEHVIDVQKLWKGIYNWPELAADGTQWSRLFADGEAFKVGSIDARVMFSPGHTLASITFVVGDAAFVHDTIFMPDSGTARADFPGGDARVLWKSIQEILALPDETRIFAGHDYQPRGRAPRWESTVADQKKYNPHLAGGSEEAFVVLRTKRDKMLPMPKLILHALQVNICGGRLPEPEANGKRYLKFPLDALEGAVWE, from the coding sequence ATGCCCGTCACCAAAATCTCGGAGAAGCTGTCGGTATCGTCGCAGCCAGGCCCGGAAGAGCTCAGGGTACTAGATCGAAGTGGCTTCAAAACGCTGGTCAACAACCGTCCCGACGGTGAGGATGCAGACCAACCTGGAAACCAGGCTGAATGCGATGCGGCCCACCGATGCGATCTCTCTTATGTATTCATTCCGGTCACAATGAATACGATCACTGAAGCCGACGTGCGTGCGTTTCAGACGGCGGTCAGAAAATCTGAAGGTCCCGTGCTTGCTCATTGCAAGACGGGTACGCGCTCGCTCAGCCTTCATCTTATCGGTGAGGTATTGGACGGGTGTATGTTTGTCGAAGAAGTCGTATCGTTCGGACACAGGCACGGCTTTGATACCAGTGTTGCCGCAACATGGCTTAAACGCTTTGCTGACCGTCGCCCGCAGGTGAAAGGATTTTTCGACAGGCGGACTTGTAGCGTTCAGTACGTGGTGTCCGATCCGGCAACCGGTATGTGCGCAATAGTAGATCCGGTTCTCGACTTTGACGAGAAGTCGGGGTCTACGGCGACTATCAATGCGGATGTAATTCTCGATTACGTTCGCGATAGCAATCTGACTGTCGAATGGATTCTCGACACCCATCCACATGCCGACCATTTTTCTGCAGCTCAGTATCTAAAGGGGAAAACCGGAGCAAAAACTGCGATAGGCGAGCATGTAATCGACGTTCAGAAGCTGTGGAAGGGGATATATAATTGGCCTGAACTTGCCGCCGATGGCACGCAATGGAGCCGGCTGTTTGCCGATGGTGAGGCATTCAAGGTCGGTTCCATTGATGCCAGGGTCATGTTCTCACCGGGGCATACGCTCGCCTCAATCACTTTCGTGGTTGGTGACGCCGCATTTGTGCACGACACAATCTTCATGCCTGACAGTGGTACGGCACGCGCCGATTTTCCCGGCGGCGATGCGAGAGTTTTATGGAAGTCGATTCAGGAAATCCTCGCACTTCCCGACGAGACGAGGATATTCGCTGGCCATGATTACCAGCCGCGAGGCCGTGCACCGCGTTGGGAAAGCACCGTGGCTGATCAAAAGAAGTACAATCCGCACCTAGCGGGCGGATCGGAAGAGGCCTTCGTTGTCCTAAGGACCAAGCGCGATAAAATGCTGCCAATGCCAAAGCTTATCTTGCATGCCCTGCAGGTGAACATATGCGGTGGGCGCTTGCCTGAGCCGGAAGCAAACGGCAAGCGCTACCTGAAGTTCCCACTGGATGCATTGGAAGGAGCTGTATGGGAATGA
- a CDS encoding LysR family transcriptional regulator — protein MKYDLNLLPVFVALMEERSVTRAAARLGITQPALSNSLNRLRYMLRDPLFIRERYGIKPTQLAVEIAPTIETALAQLNEVVVHQQDFDARCADRQFLVAPNSYVELVLMPALVARLREQAPGIKLRMTPFGNDLAETGVTSGATAMAIGRVVAPPDNLVVQHLMDESLACVVRRDHPEVGESLTRHQFERLKHVNVLPPGRIRAGLFQALSKQNLKREVVVSVTHFLAVPEMIAVTDYCATLPLQICRTLERDPRLKVLPSPVDLGTFPVELAWHVRYRHDPAHKWLRAAIIDVSRSLSQSSQQTDSL, from the coding sequence ATGAAATACGATCTTAATTTACTGCCAGTTTTTGTGGCACTCATGGAAGAACGCAGCGTGACGCGCGCCGCCGCTCGGCTAGGAATAACGCAGCCCGCTCTCTCGAACTCGCTCAATCGCCTTCGCTATATGCTCCGTGATCCGTTGTTCATCCGCGAACGATACGGCATCAAACCAACGCAGCTTGCCGTGGAGATCGCACCAACCATTGAAACTGCACTGGCGCAACTGAATGAGGTTGTAGTCCATCAGCAGGATTTTGACGCGCGGTGCGCGGATCGCCAGTTTCTGGTCGCGCCAAACAGCTATGTGGAACTGGTCTTGATGCCAGCGCTGGTCGCGAGACTGCGTGAACAAGCGCCTGGCATCAAACTCCGAATGACGCCATTCGGCAATGATCTCGCTGAGACCGGAGTTACGTCAGGAGCAACCGCAATGGCCATTGGAAGGGTCGTTGCCCCTCCCGACAATCTCGTCGTCCAGCATCTCATGGACGAAAGCCTTGCCTGTGTGGTTCGCAGAGACCATCCAGAAGTCGGTGAGAGCCTTACCCGGCACCAGTTCGAGAGGTTGAAGCACGTGAACGTGCTTCCGCCAGGTCGAATCCGTGCTGGTTTATTCCAGGCGCTGAGCAAGCAAAACCTCAAGCGAGAAGTTGTCGTCTCCGTGACACACTTCCTCGCCGTCCCAGAGATGATTGCCGTCACCGATTACTGTGCGACTTTGCCATTACAGATCTGCCGAACACTTGAGCGCGATCCTCGCCTGAAAGTACTGCCCTCTCCAGTCGATCTAGGAACTTTCCCGGTTGAACTGGCTTGGCATGTGCGATATCGACACGATCCCGCGCACAAGTGGCTCAGAGCGGCCATAATTGATGTCTCGCGATCACTTTCGCAAAGCTCTCAACAGACTGACTCATTGTAG
- a CDS encoding NAD(P)H-binding protein, with the protein MKVFVIGVTGGVGRRVADLLVARGDHVDGLVRSSHKGEALAQQGISTTPGDLVTMSVDQLAEALRGFDAVVFAAGAGGKDGPEATDQVDGDGPAKLAASAKLADVRRMVLVSVFPEAWRERHMDRDFEHYMVAKKRAETQLVLTDLDWVILRPSALTNEPGTGQVDLGLAKVHEEVRRDDVAATVVEVLRQPNVNRIILEVTGGSKPIEEAVTAMKPGRIK; encoded by the coding sequence ATGAAAGTTTTTGTCATAGGAGTCACTGGCGGTGTCGGTCGACGTGTGGCCGACTTGCTGGTCGCACGAGGAGATCACGTTGATGGCCTCGTCAGGAGCTCTCACAAAGGTGAAGCGCTGGCCCAACAGGGAATCTCCACCACACCTGGAGACCTCGTTACAATGTCGGTCGATCAGCTTGCGGAAGCGCTTCGTGGTTTCGATGCGGTCGTTTTCGCTGCTGGCGCAGGCGGAAAAGACGGGCCAGAAGCGACGGATCAAGTCGACGGGGACGGACCAGCCAAGCTGGCAGCCTCGGCAAAGCTTGCCGACGTACGCCGCATGGTTCTTGTCTCCGTGTTCCCGGAGGCCTGGCGCGAACGCCACATGGACAGGGATTTCGAGCATTACATGGTCGCGAAAAAGCGTGCTGAAACGCAACTGGTGCTGACAGATCTCGATTGGGTCATTTTGCGCCCTTCAGCACTGACGAACGAGCCAGGCACGGGGCAGGTTGATCTCGGCCTCGCCAAGGTCCACGAGGAGGTCAGGCGCGACGACGTTGCCGCCACTGTTGTTGAAGTGCTGCGGCAGCCTAATGTCAACCGCATAATCCTGGAAGTAACCGGCGGTTCTAAACCGATTGAGGAAGCGGTCACAGCAATGAAGCCTGGCCGGATTAAGTAG
- a CDS encoding alpha/beta fold hydrolase yields MATIITQDGTNIFYKDWGPKNAQPIVFHHGWPLSSDDWDNQMLFFLSHGYRVVAFDRRGHGRSDQTDTGNEMDTYAADTADVVNALDLRNAVHIGHSTGGGVVARYVAQAEPGRVAKAVLISAVTPVMLQSASNPEGTPMKVFDSFRAALVANRAQFFRDVPSGPFYGFNRDGAEISQGLIDNWWRQGMAGSAKAQYDSIKAFSETDFTDDLHAIDIPVLILHGEDDQIVPIAASAHKAVGLLQNGILKTYPYLSHGLFATHPELVNTDLLDFVQR; encoded by the coding sequence ATGGCTACAATCATCACTCAGGATGGCACCAACATCTTCTACAAGGACTGGGGCCCGAAGAATGCCCAGCCGATCGTCTTTCATCATGGCTGGCCGCTATCGTCCGATGACTGGGACAATCAGATGTTATTCTTTTTATCGCATGGGTATCGTGTCGTTGCGTTCGACAGGCGTGGCCATGGCCGCTCAGATCAGACTGATACCGGAAACGAGATGGACACCTATGCCGCCGATACGGCCGACGTCGTAAACGCACTCGATCTCAGGAACGCTGTTCATATCGGTCATTCGACCGGAGGCGGGGTGGTCGCGCGCTATGTCGCTCAAGCCGAGCCGGGACGCGTCGCCAAGGCGGTGCTGATTAGTGCGGTGACGCCGGTTATGCTCCAGTCGGCATCCAATCCGGAAGGAACACCCATGAAAGTATTCGACAGCTTCCGCGCCGCTCTGGTAGCAAACCGGGCCCAGTTTTTCCGCGACGTCCCGTCCGGCCCGTTCTACGGATTCAACCGTGATGGCGCGGAGATCAGCCAAGGACTGATCGACAATTGGTGGCGTCAGGGCATGGCGGGGAGTGCCAAGGCTCAGTACGATTCCATCAAAGCGTTTTCTGAAACGGACTTCACCGATGATCTGCACGCGATAGACATACCCGTGCTGATATTACACGGCGAAGATGATCAGATCGTTCCAATTGCTGCCTCTGCTCATAAAGCGGTCGGCCTTTTACAGAACGGAATCCTCAAGACCTATCCATATCTGTCGCATGGCCTGTTCGCAACGCATCCCGAACTGGTCAACACCGATCTGCTGGACTTCGTTCAGCGCTAA
- a CDS encoding M81 family metallopeptidase: MKLYTVGLDTETNTFSPMPTGFEAFSENLIAYGDAVHPPLLTY; encoded by the coding sequence ATGAAGCTCTATACCGTGGGGCTGGACACCGAGACAAACACGTTTTCTCCGATGCCGACGGGATTCGAAGCTTTCTCCGAGAATCTGATCGCTTATGGCGATGCGGTCCACCCGCCCCTTCTTACGTACTGA
- a CDS encoding transposase, whose product MCTKMTENDYELALEVFRTCLPAVGAKAKNDRLFLEALHYFTLHNISWRALPERFGNWNSVWKRFDRLGKAGVFEDYFSILAGLDESAHLIAMFDSTVIRAHVSAAGAKGGRKVKRSAGLVEGSEPKSI is encoded by the coding sequence ATGTGCACCAAGATGACAGAAAATGACTATGAACTGGCACTTGAGGTTTTTCGGACTTGTCTGCCAGCCGTTGGCGCGAAAGCTAAAAATGACCGCCTATTCCTTGAGGCGTTGCATTATTTCACCCTTCACAACATCTCATGGCGGGCTTTGCCTGAGCGGTTTGGTAACTGGAACAGCGTATGGAAGCGTTTTGACCGTTTAGGTAAAGCAGGTGTTTTCGAGGACTATTTTTCCATTTTGGCTGGGCTTGATGAAAGCGCTCATCTTATCGCTATGTTCGACAGCACCGTCATTCGCGCCCATGTATCTGCAGCAGGCGCTAAAGGGGGCAGGAAGGTCAAGCGCTCGGCCGGTCTCGTGGAGGGTTCGGAACCAAAATCCATCTGA
- a CDS encoding IS5 family transposase, whose amino-acid sequence MKTDRNGQPLGFELTGGEASDSKQFKSLMDTGPQVRHRAIIADKGYDSDVNREIARKAGAIPVIPYRSNRRNIPKHFATALYRGRARIEQMMGKLKRFKRVALRCEKTARNFRSIVAIASAFILIKSVHTA is encoded by the coding sequence CTGAAAACCGACCGAAATGGTCAGCCCCTTGGCTTTGAACTGACCGGAGGCGAAGCCTCCGATAGCAAACAGTTTAAAAGCCTCATGGACACGGGCCCTCAAGTCAGGCACCGCGCTATCATTGCTGACAAAGGCTATGATAGCGACGTTAATCGAGAGATTGCGCGAAAGGCTGGCGCTATCCCTGTGATCCCTTACAGATCAAACAGGCGTAATATTCCGAAGCATTTTGCCACGGCGCTTTATCGAGGTCGCGCACGTATCGAACAAATGATGGGGAAGCTCAAACGGTTCAAACGTGTCGCATTACGCTGCGAGAAAACAGCAAGAAACTTCCGATCCATCGTCGCAATCGCTTCTGCTTTCATCTTAATCAAATCCGTCCACACGGCCTAG
- the proP gene encoding glycine betaine/L-proline transporter ProP produces MTNQASPLTIDDITIVDQSKLKKAVTAAALGNTMEWFDFGVYGFVAFALGKVFFPEVSPAIQTIAALATFSVPFLIRPLGGLFFGVMGDRFGRQKVLSLTIIIMAASTFCIGLIPGYNSIGILAPILLLLCKLAQGFSVGGEYTGAAIFVAEYAPDRQRGILGSWLDFGSIAGFVLGAGFVVLLQTVLSEAVFLSWGWRVPFLVAAPLGLIGLYLRHAAEETPAFTQQLERLEQEDKSALQDRPTVPFAEIFTKYRKSLLVCIGIVLVTNTTYYMLLTYLPTYLSSNLGYSEDHGVMIIIAVMIGMLFVQPIIGLTSDRIGRRPFILIGSIALFVAAIPAFLMIASGESAQIFLGLLLLAIALNCMIGVMAATLPALFPARIRYSALASSFNIAIIFAGLTPTLAAWLVASTENLLMPAYYLMGAAAIGIFTSLFLPETANRPLRGDTPNASNPAEAKVLLQESYDIIEGRIEDIDAEIATLEAKIAQLVVQREKLADRHPNIH; encoded by the coding sequence ATGACAAATCAAGCCTCCCCATTGACGATCGACGACATCACAATCGTCGATCAATCGAAGTTGAAAAAGGCTGTCACGGCCGCCGCCTTAGGTAACACCATGGAATGGTTCGACTTCGGCGTTTATGGTTTTGTGGCGTTCGCATTGGGTAAAGTCTTCTTTCCTGAAGTTTCTCCGGCGATTCAAACCATCGCAGCGCTAGCGACTTTCTCGGTGCCCTTTCTTATACGGCCACTCGGTGGGCTGTTTTTCGGCGTCATGGGCGATCGCTTTGGCCGCCAGAAAGTATTGTCGCTCACCATAATCATCATGGCAGCTAGCACATTCTGCATCGGGCTAATCCCCGGCTACAACAGTATTGGCATCCTTGCTCCTATCCTGCTATTATTGTGCAAACTGGCACAGGGCTTTTCCGTAGGCGGGGAGTATACAGGCGCGGCAATTTTTGTGGCGGAATATGCGCCTGACCGCCAGCGTGGTATACTCGGTAGTTGGCTCGATTTCGGTTCCATTGCAGGCTTCGTACTCGGTGCGGGTTTCGTGGTTCTTTTGCAGACCGTCTTGTCCGAAGCAGTGTTTTTGAGTTGGGGTTGGCGCGTACCTTTTCTAGTTGCGGCGCCGCTTGGACTTATAGGCCTTTATCTGCGTCACGCGGCTGAAGAAACTCCGGCATTCACTCAGCAATTGGAGCGCTTGGAGCAGGAAGATAAATCGGCACTACAAGACCGGCCGACAGTGCCATTTGCCGAGATATTCACCAAATATCGTAAATCCTTGCTGGTATGTATCGGTATCGTTCTGGTGACTAACACCACCTATTACATGCTTCTCACTTATTTGCCGACGTATCTGTCCAGTAACTTGGGCTATTCGGAAGATCATGGCGTGATGATAATCATCGCAGTGATGATAGGCATGCTTTTCGTACAGCCAATCATCGGTCTCACTAGCGACCGCATTGGTAGACGACCTTTCATTTTGATTGGCAGTATCGCCTTATTTGTGGCCGCCATTCCCGCATTCCTGATGATCGCTAGTGGCGAGTCAGCCCAAATCTTCCTTGGGCTGTTACTCCTAGCAATCGCGCTAAACTGCATGATCGGTGTGATGGCGGCAACATTACCAGCTCTATTCCCCGCCCGCATTCGATATAGCGCCCTGGCGAGTTCCTTCAATATAGCCATTATATTTGCGGGTCTCACTCCGACGCTGGCGGCGTGGCTAGTCGCAAGCACAGAAAACTTGCTCATGCCAGCATATTATCTGATGGGAGCGGCAGCAATTGGCATCTTTACCAGCCTATTCTTGCCCGAGACCGCCAACCGGCCGTTACGGGGCGACACCCCGAACGCTTCTAACCCGGCAGAGGCCAAAGTCCTACTACAGGAATCCTACGACATTATTGAAGGCCGTATTGAGGATATCGACGCTGAAATCGCCACGCTTGAGGCAAAGATTGCGCAACTAGTTGTGCAGCGTGAAAAATTGGCTGACCGTCACCCCAACATTCATTGA
- a CDS encoding SDR family oxidoreductase — protein sequence MTDHSIKGKTVLIAGGAKNLGGLIASDLANQGAKAIAIHYNSAATKADADATAAAVKAAGAQAVLLQSDLTSASAMEKLFTDTVTAIGCLDIAINTVGKVLKKPMVEITELEYDEMAAVNSKSAFFFLKEAGRHVNDNGKVLTLVTSLLGAYTPFYSSYEGLKAPVEHFTRAASKEFGDRGISVNAIGPGPMDTPFFYPAEGADAVAYHQSAAALSKFSRTGLTDITDIIPWVRLMVSDGWWMTGQTILVNGGYTTK from the coding sequence ATGACCGACCATTCAATCAAAGGCAAAACCGTCCTCATTGCTGGGGGGGCGAAGAATCTCGGTGGGTTGATCGCGAGCGATCTTGCAAACCAGGGGGCAAAAGCGATTGCCATTCACTACAACAGCGCCGCGACCAAGGCCGATGCCGATGCGACTGCGGCCGCAGTAAAAGCTGCAGGTGCGCAAGCCGTCTTATTGCAGTCCGATCTCACCTCTGCTTCTGCAATGGAGAAGCTCTTTACGGACACTGTGACAGCCATCGGATGCCTCGACATCGCCATCAACACGGTTGGTAAAGTGCTTAAGAAGCCGATGGTGGAAATCACCGAGCTCGAATACGACGAGATGGCTGCCGTCAATTCAAAGTCAGCCTTCTTCTTCCTCAAGGAAGCTGGCCGCCACGTTAACGACAACGGCAAGGTGCTAACGCTTGTCACCTCGCTTTTGGGTGCATATACGCCGTTCTATTCGAGCTATGAGGGTCTGAAGGCACCGGTCGAACACTTCACTCGCGCGGCTTCCAAGGAGTTTGGCGACCGCGGTATATCTGTCAATGCAATCGGTCCGGGCCCGATGGATACGCCATTCTTCTACCCTGCTGAGGGCGCGGATGCAGTTGCCTATCATCAATCTGCCGCGGCGCTGTCGAAATTCTCCAGGACCGGCCTCACCGACATCACGGATATCATACCGTGGGTGCGTCTGATGGTATCGGACGGATGGTGGATGACTGGCCAGACCATCCTCGTCAATGGCGGCTATACTACGAAGTGA